TAATGGTGCTGGCAACTGGGGAACAACGGGAAAGGGAGCTTGATAATCTTCGGCGGAACGGTTTAAGAGAATACGCTGAGCTGTTCTGCGACACGACACAGATGCTTGATCGTCTACGTGGATTAGATCTAGTAATTAGTGCAAAGTTCCACGCGCTTGTAGTTGCTGCGAAGTATGGGATTCCATATATCTCTCTGAGGGAAACTTCGAAATCTATTGCTTTGACTAGGTATTCCCCGTCTACCGTAATTCCCCTGGAGATTATGGAAGTGATGGATCCAGTTTTCCGTGGGATCGGTTCGGCAACGGCTGCGTCTGTATTTACGAAAGAGCATATCAGAGATATGGCTAACGCTGAGATTTCGCATTTATCCGGAATAATTAATACAATTCATCAATTAAAAAGATCGTAAATAATCTTAAAAGGAAGAAATGCTTATGTCGAATTATCTTATTGTAATTGGCGTAAAATCAAAGATCGATACTATTCGCTCATCGCTAATGTCTAATGAATTTTTAGAAAAACGGTATAGTTCCGAAATTGTAGAACAAGATTTGGGCTCCGATTATAAAATTTTGATAGTAAGTCGCGGAGCTGAAACTGAAACTGATCTCAAGAATAAAGTATTTTTCCGTGGATACGCCATATTTGGTGGAGGAGATAAGAAAATTCTTTTCAGTGGAAAATCTAGCAATTTTGCCGTAGTTGACAAACGATCCCTTAGCGCAAGATCTGTCGAAGGTTGCTACATAAGTTGCGTGTGGAATCAAGAATCAAACCACGTCGAGATCTCAAATGACCTCTTTAACCTCTGCCCTCTGTTTAGATCAGTTGCTAGTGACGTCGCCGTGTTTTCAGATTCGATTTACGTCTTACGAGAGATCCGACGGATCCTGTCTATGCCGATTACGGTAAATGTCACGTCAGTGACTGCTCGTACTTGGGCAAACGCAATGGCCGGACAAATGCTAAGTAGTAACACTATGATCGACCAGATCAAGATGGTCCCTTTGGGCTCCACCATCCGCGTAGGACTTGGGAAAAGGTTGAGTGTAGACTTACAAAGCAACAACCTGCCCGAGATTTTTGGGGCAGACATTGGTGCACCCTATGAGCAGGCCATTCGTGAATACACCATTGACTATGTAAGTTTGCTATCTAGTCTGGCATCGTTAGGTCCGGCTCGCGTAAATATGGCGGTGAGCGGTGGTCTTGACTCGCGAGTAAATATTGCCTCCATGACTCTAACTGAGGAGCTGAAAAGCCAGGCAAAAATATCGTGTCAGAACTCCGCACCACAACATCAGAAAGACTTCTTGGTCGTCGCTGAACTGGCGCAGATCCATGGATTACCTTTAAACAAGGAAATTCCCAACGCAGCGATTCGTAAAATTGAACGCGTCGAGAATCCGCTTGGTCTCTGGTACTTGTCTAGTTCTGGTCTTTACGATTTTATGGTACTGCCAGACCGTATTGTAACCGGTCATCCAACCTTCAATATCGGCGGTCATGGTGCTGAACTGGCGAAGGGCCAATACGGGTGGCGTTCGATGGCTCAAATTCACCGGACAATCAAAGACAAGCCAATTGCAGATGCGTTTTATGCCGAAACAGAAGTAGCAATGCTAGAGATGGGCATTAGATTTGAAGACCCCATTGCTTCGGAATGGCACTATCTAGGCCACCGAAATGCGCTTCATAGTGGTCGGTTTGTCACGACTTCTATGATCGGGGTCAGGCCATTTATGAATCGAAAACTTGTAGGTCTTTCTAGGTCTGACGCGTGGAAAGCGACAGTGCGTTCGGGGAAATCCCTCAGCGTTATTCATGACATTATTTCGCTTATCAATCCCCAGATGGCTTCTTATCGTTATGATGATGACCGCAAGAATATTTCGGCCTCTGAAGTAGAAGCCAGGCTGTTCGCGCTGGGTGGACAGATCCATCCACAAGAAATCTACAAATTTGAGATTGAAGGAAGCGTGGATGAAGTTGTCAACGGATACTCGTTCGTTCTAGCTGCATTAGCCGAGAAGAGGGGGCATATGTTGGGCAAAGACCGAGAGACTTTGTCCAAATTGATGCTAAGCGGATTTGAGATAGCCAAGGCTCATGGATTGGGTGATATTTGTAATCCAATTGTGGAAGAAGCCAAAACTAAACTGTCGGATCATTCATTACCTCTTCAATTCGCAAGGAGTTCGATTGGGCGGCTTTTGAGTTATCATTTGCTAGACTGATCGAGTCTGAAACGCAAACGGCAGAGAGCTTCTGATATGACAGATACGCAGAATTTTCCGGTTCCCGAGTCGCCTTATAGGGACAATCCGAGGCGGACTTATTGGAAGACTGGTATGCGGACCTCTTCGGTTGCAACCATTCCCGATTTGTACAGAAAGCGATTTGAAATCAAAGCTACTGACCGCATAGCTACCGCTGGAAGTTGCTTTGCTCAACACATCGCCAAGTACATGCGTTCAAATGGATACAATGTCGTTGATGCTGAACCCGCCCCAGATAATCTAACTAGTTCCGGTGCTGCTGAACACGGGTATGGAATTTACTCTGCACGTTATGGAAATATCTATTATACTCGCCAGCTGGCACAACTTGTGCGAGAAGCCATTGGCGACCGGGTACCTGAAGAAGTCGTCTGGGAACGCGAAGGTAGATATTACGATGCTCTTCGTCCAACGATTTTCCCAGGCGGACACGCTAACCCAGAATTGGTTTTAAGGCATCGTAAAGTTCACCTTAGGGCTGTGCTCGAGTTATTGAAGCAAGCTAACGTATTTGTCTTTACGATGGGTCTCACGGAAGGATGGGTGTCAAAAACGGACGGCACTGTCTATCCGACGGCCCCTGGAACCGTAGCCGGTTCATTTGATGCTGAAAAGTACGAATTCAAAAACTTTAACTACACAGAAGTCGTTCGAGATTTTCTAGAGTTCCGTATTTTGGCCCGTCGAATCAATCCTAGGATCAAGTTTATTCTCACTGTATCTCCAGTTCCGCTGGCGGCCACAGCAACTGGTGATCATGTACTCACGGCAACTACATACTCTAAAGCGGTGCTTAGGGCCGCTGCAGGCGAGATAATCCGACGCTGCCAAGATGTTGATTATTTCCCGTCGTACGAAGTTATCTCAGCGAGCTACGTGGAAAACTCACCGTTTGATAAAACTGGACGTAATGTAAAGCCTGAAGCTGTTGAAAAAGTTATGAATTATTTTTTCTCTGAGCATACACCCTTCGAAAATTCTACGTTAACGGGAAAACAAGAACGTATTGCAGATGAACAGGTTTTCTGTGACGATTCTATTTTGGAGATATTTGCAAAATGAAAATTTGTTTTATCGGTAATTCACATCTTGCGCCCCTTGCCGTTACGGCCCACGGAGTGGAGCCCAAGTTTCCTAACGAGCAACGTAAGTTTTATATTTCGAGAACTTATGGGAAACAGCCGTTAAAGTTAGTCGGCGCTAATGATGTGGCCATCCTAGACATGGTCAAAATTGAGGGCGAAAAGGCTTCTGAATCGACAATTTTCACTGAGGATTGGGACCACTTTGTAGTTCTTGGCTTCGGGTTTTCAGCGGTGTCGTTGATCGAAGGATGGAAAGAATACCAACCTGACATTCTGCCTTTTGACTTTGGTGGGCAATTGCTAACTCCGGAGGTCTCAGCTTCATACACGAATCACATCATCGCGCAGTCGCAGGCCTCCCGTTTAATCACTATTCTTAGGCGCGTGACGGATAAGCCTATAACTCTTGTTCCTGCGCCTTTGCCTGCTGAATGGGCAGGAACTGAATCTGGTGAACGCCTCGAAGCGTTTCACACTTTCACAGACAATCTGTCTGAGCAATATTTGATTGAGAATTATGAAGCTCAAAAAGATCGATTCATATCTAACGGAATCCGCGTTGTCGATCAACCCGAAGAGACCAAGAGCGGCTCTATATGGACCAAGACAACTTTTTGTTTAGGGCAACCAGATGGGCCTGATGAGCGGGGATTTTTCGAACGCCGCGATTTTTACCACATGAACAAGACGTTTGGAAAAATGATGCTTTCTCGCATTATTGATGAATTATATGAGGGGCAAGGGAAGTAGACTGTGGCTAAAATTGGTTTAGTAGGATTTTTTGGATGGGGCAACTATGGGGACGAGTTGTTCCACCGAATTTGGGAAAATTCAATCGGTTCGGTGCATGAAACGCAACTATTGCACGACAAGTTGGAGTACCCATACTTCTCACGCTCAGCAGTAGATATTGCCAAAGAAGTGGACGCTATTGTTATAGGCGGCGGTGACTTAGTTATCCCGAACAAGATTTCGCCACTCTATTGGAACAAGGCTTGGCTTAACCGCCCTATATACATTTCAGGTGTCGGAGTCCCAACCTGGATTAAGCATGAAGCCGACGACGTCATGAGTCGTCTACGGACGTTCTTTCAGCATAAAAACGTGAAGTACATTTCGGCACGCGACCTCGAGAGCGCAGAATGGATCCGAAAAAAACTGACCCCTAATGTTGAGGTTCGCCACCACGCGGATCTCGCATTTAGCGGGATTTATCCTCCTGCTAAGAAATTTGAGAAACCAACGATTGGGATTTCTCTTCGCACTCACCGGGCGGGTTCGGATCCGACAGTCTTGCTTAATGCTTGTAGGGAGCTCCAAAAAGAAGGCTTTGACATCATGAACATCGTGATGGGTACCGGACGCACTCGGGCGGCTGATCTACAGGTCGCAACGGATTTCCCACTAGAGAATCAGATTATTTTCGATAGCGAGGATATCGATGAAATCAGCTCCACTATTGGTGGCCTCCATACATTAATCTCAAACAAGTTCCACGGAACAGTCGTTGCAACCACTTACGGAGTTTCTTCCGTGGTGCTCTCTTCGACTTCAAAGTCACGTAATCTTTACCGTCGTTTGGGACGTACCCCTCTACTTTCCAGCGCGACTGATGAGAACTTATTACAGAAGGTTCGCTTGGCAGCAATGCCCATTTCTGAAGACGCGATTATGACTTTGCGTTTAGAAGCATATGAAGGCGTGCATGCTGTCGTTCGGGCAATTAATAATGACTTCCCAGCAAAATAATGCAGTGAATGAGAGTCTTGGCTCCGAAGAATTTGCGATCAACGGTGCCAAGACAAACGTTCGTGTTTGGCGCAAAAAATTTGGAGTGCGTACTTGAATTTTGATCTTCTGTCTCGATTCCATGGTGTGATCCCTGCTGGCGGAGTCGGCACGCGGTTGTGGCCGCTTTCCAGGGCGTCCGCTCCGAAGTTTTTACACGACCTAACGGGATCTGGATCGACTTTGATTCGGGCTACTTACGACCGTCTGGTTCCGTTAGCTGGCGAACGCATCATGGTGGTCACGGGACGTGCGCACCGCGGAGCTGTAGTATCTCAGCTGCCTGAGATATGCCACGAAGATCTGGTGCTCGAACCGGAGCCACGGGATTCTGCAGCTGCCATCGGCTTAGCGGCAGCGATCCTCTACCGTCGTGACCCTAACGTCATTATGGGATCCTTTGCTGCGGATCAGGTCATCGAGCCGGTTGAAGTATTTCAAGCTACGTTACGTGAAGCGATTTACACTGCGGCAACAGGAAAAATCGTGACGTTAGGCATCCATCCAACACAGCCCTCAAGCGGATTTGGATACATACAGTCCGGTGAGCCGCTTCAGATACCCAATGCCCCGACTGCAAGAAGCGTGATCCAGTTCGTAGAGAAACCTGATGAGGACACCGCTAGGAAGTATTTGGCCACCGGTGGGTTCTTGTGGAATGCGGGCATGTTTGTTGCCCCCGTAGGTCTGTTGCTCAAACATCTTGAAATCAATGAACCCGAGCTTTATGACGGCCTGATGAAGATTGCCGACGCGTGGGACACCGAACAAAGGGATACTGTTCTGGGGGAAGTTTGGCCTGGCCTTCCTAAGATTGCCATCGACTACGCGGTAGCGGAACCCGCAGCTCAGGCCGGGGATGTCGCAGTGGTACCAGGAATTTTCAATTGGGATGATGTAGGCGACTTCGCCGCGATAGGCCGACTGAACAAAGGCAGCGCGGAACAGGGAATAATTAATCTGGGAGGCGAAGCAGTGAGAGTCTATGCGGACAATGCAACCGGAGTCGTCTATTCAGATCGCCCGCGAGTGGTGGCCCTCGTAGGAATCGAAGACGTAGTTGTGGTAGATACTGCCGATGCCTTACTAGTGACCACTAAAGAGCATGCACAGAAAGTCAAACAGACCGTTGAGGCTTTAAAGGCCGATGGCGAGCACGAAGTTCTGTAGCATTTTCACGTGCCGATGTCCTAGGGTGCGATCTCAAATCGTGTTTGGGTACCTTTCCGTCGAGGCAGGATAGGCGTGGCAATTAGAAGACAGCAACCGTAATTGTTGTGGACCTTGGTTGTCGATGCACTAATAGTTGTTGATAAAAGTAGAAAGAACGTGGTCTCAAAGTTGTCAAACGAAACAATTGACCTGTACGAATGTTTCAAGGCCTACGACGTTCGGGGCGTTGTCGGACAAAGCCTAAACGCGGAAGCGGTAGAGGCTATTGGGGCCGCCTTCGTCGATGTGCTGACCCTAGACGGACAGGACGTCTTCATTGGTGGTGACATGCGCCCTTCAAGTATGACCTTTGCTCAGGCGTTCGCGCGAGGTGCAACCCAACGTGGTGCGAATGTTGTGATGTTGGGACTCATATCCACCGACGTACTATATTTCGCTACCGGTAAGCATCAGAACGCTGGTGTCGTTTTTACCGCAAGTCACAATCCAGGCCAATACAACGGTATCAAGATGGCAAAATCTGGGGCGCGTCCGGTTTCTTCTGATAACGGCTTGTTCGAAATCCGAGACCTGGCTCAGGATTATCTTGACAAGGGTCTTCCGGCCGCGAATGGTAGACCTCGAGGAAATATCAGTGAGCTTGATGTTCTGAGCGATTACGCAGCGTACCTACGAGAGTTAGTGGATTTATCTAAAATCCGACCGCTGAAGCTCGTTATTGACGCGGGCAACGGAATGGGAGGACTGACTACCCCTGCGGTTCTCGGCGATGCGTTGCTCCCCGGGCTGCCACTGGATATTGTGCCACTCTATTTTGAGCTTGATGGAACTTTCCCAAACCATCCGGCCAATCCGCTGGAACCCGAAAACCTAGTCGATCTGCAGACCGCGGTAGTCGAGCATGGAGCTGATTTAGGACTCGCCTTTGATGGTGACGCAGATCGATGCTTCGTGATCGATGAGCGTGGCATGCCGTTGTCACCGAGCGCGATTACAGCTCTGGTATCGGTGCGTGAAATCGTTCGGGTTAAGGGTGAGGGGGAGGAACAACCCGTGATTATCCACAATTTGATTACCTCCAAAGCAGTGCCTGAGTTTGTTGAGAAGGCAGGTGGTATTGCAGTAATGACTCGCGTGGGCCACTCGTTTATCAAGGCCGAAATGGCTGTTCAGGGTGCCGTGTTCGGCGGTGAGCACTCTGCGCACTATTACTTCCGAGATTTTTATAATGCGGACACAGGAATGCTCGCTGCAATGCATGTTTTGGCCGCCTTGGGTGGACAAGATTTACCACTATCGGAACTTGGCAAGGAATTTGAGCCTTATGTCGCTACAGGTGAGATCAATTCCAAGGTTGAAGATAAGACAGAAGCTATCGACCGCGTTTTGAAGCATTTTGCTGACCGACCTGTGGAAGTTACCAATATGGACGGAACAACAGTCGCGGCGACAGACGGGAGCTGGTGGTTCAACCTACGCCCGTCTAATACCGAACCGTTCTTACGATTTAACGGTGAAGGTTCCACGGCGGAGATTATTGAACCTATTCGCGATAAGGTGCTAGCGATAGTGCGCAGCTCTACTAATTGAACTGAAGGGATCTACAAGGTGTCGGATAAACGTAACGTACAAAAAAGAGACTCTGAAATCATTCTAAATGAACTAGAATTGACGCTAGAAGAACTCGATAAGGCTCACGCAGAGATCTCGCGGCTGGTTAGGATCGCTCGTAAACAGAAAGATTCCTTGCTTGAAGCAGGAATGAACTCGGTCGGCGATTCGAGGACAGAAATAATGTCTGTTCTCAAGAATCTACCTGAGATCACTTCACGATATGATGGCGTGAAAGCGCTGGATTTCTACACCCGAGAAAAGAAGTACAATCTCGCTCAAATTTGGGCAAAAGCTATTCAGACACGCCTCGGAAAGTATGAGGCGTTCAACAAGAGCCTTAGAACCCTTCACGTGAAGCTCGGCAATTCTGCGGAAGCAGTGAAGCTTTCATATAAACTCGCACGTCCCAATGATGCAAATAGTCTTGCTGCTGTGCGTAAATTGGAAGGGCGCTATAAAGAGCTGCATGGGTGGATTCCTCGATTGCCAGGACCCATCAAACCATTGAATGATCGAGTCCCTGGGCGAATTCTGCACTTAGTGAAGGAAAGTCGACCGTTTTTATCCAACGGATTCGTGGCTCGAAGCCATAAGAATTTTGTGGCTGAAAAGCAAGCAGGACTTGAACCAATCGTTATCACCGAACCCGGTTTTCCAAACAATATTGGTAATCGTTTCCAGGGAGTTTTCGATGGTATCACCCATGTGAGGCTCAGCGCAGGGGAAATGCCTTACGACCAAATTCCAGCGGATTCTTATTTGCAATTATTTGCAGAACTCGCCTATGAAGAAGTGAAGAGATTCAAACCAGAAGCTATCCATGTAAGCTCGGGCCGCCGTGGATACGACACGGCCTTAGTAGGATTGGCATTACAGGCGAAAACCGGAATACCTTTGGTCTATGAAGTCCGTTCTTTCTTTGAAGGCAATTGGACCGGTGACATGGAAATAGAATGTGAAGGGGAAACCTTCCAAGCGCGCATGAACGTTGAAAGCATCTGCATGAATAACGCTGATAGAATTCTAACTATTGGTGAGTCTATGAAGGCAGAACTGATTGAACGCGGCGTTCCTGAGGCAAAAATCGGTGTTATTCCTAACGCAGTTGATCCTTCTCAGTTCTCGCCTACCCCCCGAAATATGGAAATTTCGACACAACTTGGAATTGGTGACATTGCTACGTTCGGCTATGTATCGAACATGGATCACTACCGTGAATCGCAAGAGACGCTAATCCAAACTTGTCATGAGCTTAAGGTACGTGGCTCTAAAATGAAGTGCGTACTAGTTGGGGGAGGTCCACGTATGGCTGAACTCCAGAAAATGGCAGATGCTTTGGAAATCAGTGAATTATGCATTTTTACTGGGCCTGTAGATCATAATAATATTCAGGAATATTACTCCCTGATTGATTTTTTTGTGATTCCAAGGATCCCAGAGCGTGCAGCCACCTACGTAACGCCGCTCAAACCCTTTGAAGCGATGGCGCAAAAAAAGCCGATCATTGTTAGTGACCTTCCAGCCTTGGTTGAAATTGCTGACCCGCCGAATCGAGGCCTGAGCTTTGAACCGGGCAACTACAAAGCACTTGCCGATTGCCTACAAGAACTTGAAACAAATAGGGCTTTGGCTGAGAGAATTGCTCAAGCAGGGTACGACTGGGTAACCAATAACAGAACCTGGGAATTGAACGGCCAACGCTACGTTGAGGAATTTGCAAAGGTTAGGGTTTCAAAGTGAAGTCAAATCTACTAGGTTACAAAAGCACCTCATTTTCTCCCATGGAGGATGCTTTTAGGACAATGAGGTCATCGGGACTGGATACCGAGGAACAGCACCTGTTGTTTTATACGCCGGTAGCACGTGTAAACCCCTATCAAGATCTGATTTATCGGTCGTTCCCTGATGCCGGGTTCAGTGTTGCACCCGTGTTGACGCCGTCGACAATTAATCAACTCATGAATTTCCCAGTAGCTACCAAAACGAAATCTATCCACCTGCACTGGAACTCATGGATGACGCAAGGGAGCGAGAACGAAGCTGCCGCGAGGTCAAGAGGATTGGGCGCAGTGGGACGAGTAGCCCGCCTCAGAGATCAAGGGTTTAACGTTATCTGGTCGGTCCATAACGTTTTTCCGCATGATGCCGAATATGTTGATGTTGAATTAGAGATTCAGCAGAAGATATCTGATGTATCAACTATCATTCACACGATGTCCACGGCATCATTGAATGATCTCAAAGAGTACACTTCGATCGACCCGGAAAAAATCCTAGTATCTCCGCACCCAAGCTATGTTGGTTCATACCCAAATTACATCAGTAAGACTGAAGCCCGCTCACGTCTTGGAATCGATGGCGATGAGATCGTTTTGGTCATGTTCGGTGCGATAAAAGCATACAAAGGCTTGCTGAAATCACTGGATGCCTTTGACCAACTTAGAAGGATGCGCCCGAATTCTCGTTTTAGGTTAATTGTAGCCGGCAAAGCGGACGATTCGCCGGAATCTCAAGAGTTTGTTCAGAGGGCTTTAAGTCATCCGTTTGTTTTAATTGAGAATCAGACGATTCCAAATGACCGTGTTCAGATCTATCTGAATGCCGCAGATCTTGGCCTTGCTAACTACACCCGTTCCCTTAATAGTGGCGCGGTGCTTCTGTATGGAAGCTTCGGTTTACCCACTGTCGTCGCCGATACCGGTACGTTTCGCTGCGAACTTGATCCGACCAGTACCATATTTGTTCAGGGAAACTCCACGGAAGAATTTGCTGATTCGATTTCTGAAGGGGTCAAACTTGCGGCTTCCAAGGAAGCTTCGCGTTCGTTGAAAGAATGGCATCAAACGCTAGATTCGGCAATAGTCAGTAGAAAATTTGCGGATGATCTAATTGCCCGCCTGAAGTAGGTGAATGGAGAATTTTCCGTATAGGGTGTAGGCCTGACAATCTGTCGGGTTTTCGTTAAGTTTGATGGTAGACCTTCGGCAGATAAATAGAAAACTCGTAGTAGGTTCGCTCCGAATGACTATTTTTTACAGTTAAACATTAGGTACGTGCGTAACGAAAATGAGAGCAAAGTTCTCATAGACATTCACTCAGCTAATTGTGCAAGTGGTATTCTCATGGCCGTTTCGGTGTGACATCGTTTGGAACGAGTGGAGTAACGCATGCTATGTGAAAGCATGGAACGGGCTCTTGCAACAAGCCACCTGCCACCCTTTTTCTATTGTCAGTTTGTAACTGGTTTACTAATTTCGTCATCAATTTTTGGAGTACCTCATGAAACGAATCCGTAAGGTTGGAGCATACAAGGACGTTAAACCGCATATCTACCAAGGGCTTCAGGGGTTCATGGAAGCGGATATTGGTTCGGGAATTCATTCGTTTCAAGAGCAAGGCCGCATGATGGACTTGCTATTTGAAGAACGTGAAAGCGATACCCTGCTTGTTTTCTTTACGGCCGCTGTACAACCGCAGAACACCTACCCGTACTTCTCTGGACGTGGCGTCGCCGCAGCTTCAGGTCACTCACTGCTTGCGTTTTCAGACCCTTCCATTGCACTTGATGGAAATCTCTCGACCAACTGGACACTTGGTGACGCAGCGTACCAATATCATAGAGATGTACCGTCGATCATTAGTAAGATAGCGGGCGATCGACGAATAGTCTTCGTCGGTGCATCCGCCGGAGGCTTCCCTGCGCTGTACTACGGATCCATCTTCCCTAGTTCGGTTAGCCTCGTGATGAACCCTCGAACAAATGTGTTCACGCCTCCGACTCATATCCAATTTAGTAATCGACACCTTTTTCCGGGAATGAGTCCCGGAGAAATCGCTGAAATTATCCCAACACGATTAGGTAAAGCCCAAAATACCGTCGTTTACTTCCAGAATTGTTCCGATGATCGGTACTACGCGTCCCATGCAATCCCGTATTTGAGTAATCAGGTAGATACAGGGATGGTTTATTGGAAACTGGGGGAGTGGGGGGACGGGCACGTTGCTCCTGGCTCGCGCGAGATCGTAGAAACCATCAATAGCCTTTCTGAAGCGCCAACATGGGCAGATGGTGCAATAGCATCCGGTGGCAGACTCCTCTGCAACGTTGACGATGTGATCGATGAGCACGGTCGCCGTGGCTATGGTTCAACGACGTTGACAGCGTTTGCTGATGACCTCATAAGGGTAGGAGGATTGGAAGAAAGGTTAGTGGATCTCACGGAAAAATTTAATTCCTTGCGGTCTGAAAGTCTAAAACTTCGCGAGGATGTCGACTGGATTAATCGACCACGGACTGTGGCACATATTCCTACGGGCTGCAAGATTGGTAAGGGTGCCAGCATTGCTCCGAACGTTCTATTGATGGCAAATCCCAAGAGCAACCCTATTTCGATCGGTGAGAACACTAAGATCCTACGAGATGCTGAGTGGATTGGCCCGATTACGGTCGGATCTGGGTGCTATTTCAACAAAGGATCCTATGTACGTGCACAGGTGTCAATTGGCAATGATGTACTGGTTGGTCCGTTCGTCAGATTTGTGACAGATACTCATGAGTTGGGTCCCAGCAAGAAACGCGGTGGGGACTACTACAAGACTACGATTAAGGTCGGAAATGGTGTTTGGATCGGCGCAAGCGTGACCATTGTTGGTGACGTAGAGATCGGAGATGGCGCAGTCATAGCCGCGGGATCGCTTGTCAATAAGGATGTGAATGCAAATACGATGGTTGGAGGCGTGCCGGCCAAACAAATTAAGATTCTTCCATGAAAATCAGAATCTGCACCTGAGCTACTCCCCGAAAGTTGGACTGTAAAAGTCAACAACTTTTGGGGAGTATTTTCATGCGTGCGCGGAATGCATTATCGGAATACTCGTGCGAGTGTGCAGAATAGCTTTTGGTGGTGCTTTTTGTTCTGGCGTCATAAGAGCGGCGAGACTGACGTGTCCAGGACCCTTCTATGACCTTTGTCAAGCCGTAATCACCTGCAATTGGCGATAGATGCTCCGAGCTATATAGCGTTTGAGAATGCGCTTGATTTCCTTCGGGCTCAGTCCCTCAGCAGTTCTCTTTTCAACATATTTCCTAGTCTCTTCGTCATGCCCCATCCGTGTCCGAGCCACCACGTCCAGCGCCTTGTTCAACAGCCGATCCCCACGACGATTTAGCCGGTAGCGCTCGTGGCTCCCAGAGGACGCTTGCAACGGCGAAACACCAGCCAACGCAGCAAAGGCCGCTTCCGAGCGCACTCGTCCCGGATGCGAGTAGGCCATGAGAATCCACGCAGTCGTGACCGGTCCCAGCCCGAAGACTTGCTGCAATTCGGGTGCGAGTTGTTCATCCAGCTCAGACATGGCTTTGCTGTTTTCTTTGAGCAGCAGATCCGCTGCGAGGATGCTAGAGGCCAGGAACTTTGCTTCTTCTCGGGCGAACCTCTGATCAACAGAATCGGCACTATGATCCCGCCAAGCACTGATTTGTTTGATTTGTCGTGCCGTGAGACTTTGGCGAGCATCAATCCCCAGATCGAAAGTCCGTAGCAACGCGGACAGGGAATTCCTGTTGATCGTTCGTTGGCTATCTATCCGGCTTCTGCTGGCCGAAAGAATACTCAATGCTGCACGGGTGCCTCCGCTACGAGGACGCAGGAGCTGGGATATGTCCTTGCCGAGGATACTGATGGCGGCGGCGGTTGCATCGATTTCGTCAGATTTTCCCCGGCTGGACTGGTCCTTCTTCCGTGGTGGCTTCGCCTCGACAACTTCAATATGGGCATCGACGAGCGTGTGAGCGATCGTTGCCCCGTAGGAGCGAGTTCCTTCGACTGCAGCGATGCATTCGCCGTGGATGTTTCGCTGCA
The nucleotide sequence above comes from Glutamicibacter sp. B1. Encoded proteins:
- a CDS encoding glycosyltransferase family 4 protein, yielding MSDKRNVQKRDSEIILNELELTLEELDKAHAEISRLVRIARKQKDSLLEAGMNSVGDSRTEIMSVLKNLPEITSRYDGVKALDFYTREKKYNLAQIWAKAIQTRLGKYEAFNKSLRTLHVKLGNSAEAVKLSYKLARPNDANSLAAVRKLEGRYKELHGWIPRLPGPIKPLNDRVPGRILHLVKESRPFLSNGFVARSHKNFVAEKQAGLEPIVITEPGFPNNIGNRFQGVFDGITHVRLSAGEMPYDQIPADSYLQLFAELAYEEVKRFKPEAIHVSSGRRGYDTALVGLALQAKTGIPLVYEVRSFFEGNWTGDMEIECEGETFQARMNVESICMNNADRILTIGESMKAELIERGVPEAKIGVIPNAVDPSQFSPTPRNMEISTQLGIGDIATFGYVSNMDHYRESQETLIQTCHELKVRGSKMKCVLVGGGPRMAELQKMADALEISELCIFTGPVDHNNIQEYYSLIDFFVIPRIPERAATYVTPLKPFEAMAQKKPIIVSDLPALVEIADPPNRGLSFEPGNYKALADCLQELETNRALAERIAQAGYDWVTNNRTWELNGQRYVEEFAKVRVSK
- a CDS encoding glycosyltransferase, whose product is MKSNLLGYKSTSFSPMEDAFRTMRSSGLDTEEQHLLFYTPVARVNPYQDLIYRSFPDAGFSVAPVLTPSTINQLMNFPVATKTKSIHLHWNSWMTQGSENEAAARSRGLGAVGRVARLRDQGFNVIWSVHNVFPHDAEYVDVELEIQQKISDVSTIIHTMSTASLNDLKEYTSIDPEKILVSPHPSYVGSYPNYISKTEARSRLGIDGDEIVLVMFGAIKAYKGLLKSLDAFDQLRRMRPNSRFRLIVAGKADDSPESQEFVQRALSHPFVLIENQTIPNDRVQIYLNAADLGLANYTRSLNSGAVLLYGSFGLPTVVADTGTFRCELDPTSTIFVQGNSTEEFADSISEGVKLAASKEASRSLKEWHQTLDSAIVSRKFADDLIARLK
- a CDS encoding IS110 family transposase, encoding MTIVAEKYDYVIGIDTHARTHTYAIINTRTGAREHCQTFPVTTPGMNRAVAWLQRNIHGECIAAVEGTRSYGATIAHTLVDAHIEVVEAKPPRKKDQSSRGKSDEIDATAAAISILGKDISQLLRPRSGGTRAALSILSASRSRIDSQRTINRNSLSALLRTFDLGIDARQSLTARQIKQISAWRDHSADSVDQRFAREEAKFLASSILAADLLLKENSKAMSELDEQLAPELQQVFGLGPVTTAWILMAYSHPGRVRSEAAFAALAGVSPLQASSGSHERYRLNRRGDRLLNKALDVVARTRMGHDEETRKYVEKRTAEGLSPKEIKRILKRYIARSIYRQLQVITA